Part of the Streptomyces sp. f51 genome is shown below.
ACCCTGCTCATCTTCGTGATGGTCAACGTGATGGGCGACCCCATCGCGGGGCTCTGCGGCGAGCGCAAGTGCGACCCCGCCACGGCCGCCCAGCTGCGCGCGGAGTTCGGCCTCGACAAGCCCCTGTGGCAGCAGTACCTGACCTACCTCGGCCACATCTTCACCGGCGACTTCGGCACCGCGTTCAACGGACAGCCGGTCACCGAGCTGATGGCCTCCGCGTTCCCGGTCACCATCCGGCTGACGATCGTCGCGATCTTCTTCGAGATCATCATCGGCATCACGCTCGGCGTCATCACCGGTCTGCGCCGCGGCCGGCCCGTCGACACCGGCGTCCTGCTGCTCACCCTCGTGGTCATCTCCGTGCCGACCTTCGTCACCGGTCTGCTGGCCCAGCTGCTGCTCGGCGTCAAATGGGGCTGGATCAAACCGTCCGTCTCCCCGGACGCCACCTTCGGCGAGCTGATCGTGCCCGGCCTGGTGCTGGCCTCGGTGTCCCTCGCCTACGTGACCCGTCTGACCCGGACCTCCATCGCGGAGAACAAGCGGTCCGACTACGTGCGCACCGCCGTCGCCAAGGGCCTGCCGCGGCGGCGCGTGACCATCCGGCATCTGCTGCGCAACTCGCTGATCCCCGTGGTCACCTTCATCGGCACCGACATCGGGGCGCTGATGGGCGGCGCGATCGTCACCGAGCGGATCTTCAACATCCACGGGGTCGGCTACCAGCTCTACCAGGGGATCGTGCGCCAGAACACCCAGACCGTCGTCGGCTTCGTGACCATCCTCGTCCTCATCTTCATGGTCGCCAACCTGCTCGTCGACCTTCTGTACGCCGTACTCGACCCGAGGATCCGCTATGCCTGAGCAGCCGCCGTACGAGGAAGAGGAATTCCACCACGGTCCCGAAGGCCCGCCGCCGGAGGACCTCGCCATCGCCCCGACCGGCTTCGGCGGCACGATGGACCTCGGGTCGAGCGAGGCGGAGACCCTGGAGCGGACGCCGGGGGGACCGGAGGGCACGGGACCGAAGGAGAAGCCGCGCTCCCTGTGGTCCGACGCCTGGCGGGACCTGCGCCGCAACCCCGTCTTCATCATCTCGGGACTGGTCATCCTCTTCCTGGTCGTCATCTCGATCTGGCCCTCGCTGATCACCTCCCAGAGCCCGCTCCAGTGCGACCTCGCCAAGGCCCAGGAGGGCTCGCAGTCCGGACACCCCTTCGGCTTCGACGGCCAGGGCTGCGACGTCTACACCCGGACCGTCTACGGAACCCGGGTCTCGATCAGCGTCGGCGTGCTCGCCACGATCGGGGTCGCGCTGCTCGGCTCGTTCCTCGGCGGCCTGGCCGGCTTCTACGGCGGGGTGGGCGACTCGATCCTGTCCCGGATCACCGACATCTTCTTCGCGATCCCCGTCGTGCTCGGCGGTCTGGTCCTGCTCTCCGTGGTGACCAGCAACACGATCTGGCCGGTCGTCGGGTTCATGGTGCTGCTCGGCTGGCCGCAGGTCTCCCGGATCGCGCGCGGCTCCGTCATCACCACCAAGGAGAACGACTACGTCCACGCGGCCCGCGCGCTGGGCGCCTCCAACTCCCGGATGATGCTGCGGCACATCACCCCGAACGCGGTCGCGCCGGTCATCGTCGTCGCGACCATCGCGCTCGGTACGTACATCTCGCTGGAGGCGACGCTGTCGTACCTGGGTGTCGGCCTCAAGCCCCCGACGGTCAGCTGGGGCATCGACATCTCCTCGGCCTCCGCGTACATCCGCCAGGCCCCGCACATGCTGCTGTGGCCGGCCGGCGCGCTCGCGATCACCGTGCTCGCGTTCATCATGCTCGGCGACGCGGTGCGCGACGCCCTCGACCCGAAGCTGAGGTGACCGCCGTGCTGCTCGAAGTACGCGATCTGCACGTGGAGTTCAGGACCCGGGACGGAGTCGCCAAGGCCGTCAACGGGGTCAACTACAGCGTCGACGAGGGCGAGACGCTCGCCGTGCTCGGCGAGTCCGGCTCCGGCAAGTCGGTGACCGCCCAGGCCGTGATGGGCATTCTCGACATCCCGCCCGGGAAGATCACCGGCGGCGAGATCCTCTTCCAGGGCAAGGACCTGCTGAAGTTCAAGGAGGAGGAGCGGCGCAAGGTCCGGGGCGCCGAGATGGCGATGATCTTCCAGGACGCGCTGTCGTCCCTGAACCCCGTCATCAACGTGGGTGACCAGCTCGGCGAGATGTTCACCGTGCACCGGGGGATGTCGCGCAAGGAGGCCCGCGCCAAGGCGATCGAGCTGATGGAGCACGTGCGCATCCCGGGGGCCGCCGAGCGCGTGCGGGACTATCCGCACCAGTTCTCCGGCGGTATGCGCCAGCGCATCATGATCGCCATGGCGCTGGCCCTGGAACCCGCCCTGATCATCGCCGACGAACCGACCACCGCGCTCGACGTCACCGTGCAGGCTCAGGTCATGGACCTGCTCGCGGAGCTCCAGCGCGAGCTCCACATGGGGCTCATCCTCATCACCCACGACCTGGGCGTGGTCGCGGACGTCGCCGACAAGATCGCGGTGATGTACGCGGGCCGGATCGTCGAGACGGCCCCGGTCCACGACATCTACAAGGCGCCCGCCCACCCGTACACCAAGGGGCTGCTCGACTCGATCCCGCGGCTCGACCAGAAGGGCCAGGAGCTCTACGCCATCAAGGGCCTGCCGCCCAACCTGATGCACATTCCGCCGGGCTGCGCCTTCAACCCGCGCTGCCCGATGGCCCAGGACATCTGCCGCACCGAGGTGCCGCCGCTCGCGGAGGTCGAC
Proteins encoded:
- a CDS encoding ABC transporter permease, with product MDLGSSEAETLERTPGGPEGTGPKEKPRSLWSDAWRDLRRNPVFIISGLVILFLVVISIWPSLITSQSPLQCDLAKAQEGSQSGHPFGFDGQGCDVYTRTVYGTRVSISVGVLATIGVALLGSFLGGLAGFYGGVGDSILSRITDIFFAIPVVLGGLVLLSVVTSNTIWPVVGFMVLLGWPQVSRIARGSVITTKENDYVHAARALGASNSRMMLRHITPNAVAPVIVVATIALGTYISLEATLSYLGVGLKPPTVSWGIDISSASAYIRQAPHMLLWPAGALAITVLAFIMLGDAVRDALDPKLR
- a CDS encoding ABC transporter permease produces the protein MGRYVIRRLLQMIPVFIGATLLIFVMVNVMGDPIAGLCGERKCDPATAAQLRAEFGLDKPLWQQYLTYLGHIFTGDFGTAFNGQPVTELMASAFPVTIRLTIVAIFFEIIIGITLGVITGLRRGRPVDTGVLLLTLVVISVPTFVTGLLAQLLLGVKWGWIKPSVSPDATFGELIVPGLVLASVSLAYVTRLTRTSIAENKRSDYVRTAVAKGLPRRRVTIRHLLRNSLIPVVTFIGTDIGALMGGAIVTERIFNIHGVGYQLYQGIVRQNTQTVVGFVTILVLIFMVANLLVDLLYAVLDPRIRYA
- a CDS encoding ABC transporter ATP-binding protein, coding for MLLEVRDLHVEFRTRDGVAKAVNGVNYSVDEGETLAVLGESGSGKSVTAQAVMGILDIPPGKITGGEILFQGKDLLKFKEEERRKVRGAEMAMIFQDALSSLNPVINVGDQLGEMFTVHRGMSRKEARAKAIELMEHVRIPGAAERVRDYPHQFSGGMRQRIMIAMALALEPALIIADEPTTALDVTVQAQVMDLLAELQRELHMGLILITHDLGVVADVADKIAVMYAGRIVETAPVHDIYKAPAHPYTKGLLDSIPRLDQKGQELYAIKGLPPNLMHIPPGCAFNPRCPMAQDICRTEVPPLAEVDADRGSACFFWRECLDDSSRN